A section of the Oncorhynchus nerka isolate Pitt River linkage group LG3, Oner_Uvic_2.0, whole genome shotgun sequence genome encodes:
- the LOC115118714 gene encoding aquaporin-10-like: MVEDAITDFSGGNLTVYGANETASIFSTYLSEHLSLSSSILDQVVATAMLMLCILPLDEQKNSPAPDALIPPIVAVVVLGIGMSMSSNCGGAINPARDLGPRLLTLTAGWGTEVFTCYNYWFWVPMMAPLLGGMMGSGMYLVFIAWHLPDLPKNPPIDSSSTKPTTEVWKQPPAPEKEGVELKTAVF, translated from the exons atggtagaag atgCTATCACGGACTTCAGTGGAGGGAATTTGACAGTGTATGGGGCTAATGAAACGGCGTCCATCTTT AGCACCTATCTCTCAGAGCACCTATCTCTCAGCAGCAGCATCCTAGACCAG GTGGTGGCCACTGCCATGTTGATGCTCTGCATCCTCCCATTGGATGAGCAGAAGAATAGTCCTGCCCCCGACGCTCTGATCCCGCCCATCGTTGCCGTGGTAGTCCTGGGGATCGGCATGTCGATGTCGTCCAATTGCGGCGGAGCGATAAACCCTGCCCGTGACCTGGGGCCACGCCTCTTGACACTGACCGCCGGCTGGGGCACTGAGGTGTTCAC GTGTTATAACTACTGGTTCTGGGTTCCCATGATGGCTCCTCTGCTGGGAGGGATGATGGGCTCTGGGATGTATCTGGTCTTCATCGCATGGCACCTGCCCGACCTTCCAAAGAACCCTCCCATAGACAGCTCCTCTACCAAGCCCACCACGGAGGTGTGGAAGCAGCCCCCAGCACCAGAGAAGGAAGGCGTGGAGTTGAAAACTGCCGTTTTCTAG
- the LOC115118713 gene encoding pro-interleukin-16-like isoform X1 has protein sequence MGGVGETGEVGENAVGSGTFSNVKGKLDIPLNGKTTRDTLRDFSIDEPDLPNHTVTPLDWSRRGTNTKTTTLTGKDTSSSQLSNSVNNSNDVLGGPDQSRRPHSRDSPNLPSPVSDDDKTPTNTPQNSPFHPQNTPPTSPHLPTTSMQPKHQQGVDSGLADLKNPPVSTHTAQGRVTTDPAIPVSHSGLGRDSLSLPLTSSSPSSLPLLPTLARWNSEEGGWSDEDTDDEGTEKDSDSTYDSDSAESSVTVTSAMSQSHRRSFSLSLAELCNFGEVDYDPQSSSDSEEWPSSRSASLSSDVSALSCVSVLGSDELNRLLDDVKGLGDTTLQNYEDVQVVVLHKDVGVGLGFTMAGGVDQNKPVIVHKVFPAGVAAKEGSIQEGDKVLSINGTALCGSSHWEVLRTLRRARTQGMGVVVLRRGGVTDPRKGGTVTDSPGGIQTEPANTGEMDQLVGAALQLWSEGVCEAGEAQQRPGLQSGGRSGFQPGRQTPHCTETLPGWSSEPGVSRGRGDGDRGCELGGPEEAGGLDLDQNTAPWACGCGTTPSSQTTVTGMNIDMHPRYAYNKALKHCPPMRLK, from the exons atgggaggagtgggggagacaggggaagtGGGAGAGAATGCTGTTGGCTCTGGTACGTTTTCCAACGTCAAGGGTAAACTAGACATCCCTCTGAATGGCAAAACCaccagagacacactgagagacttTTCCATTGATGAGCCAGACCTCCCCAATCACACAGTCACACCCCTGGACTGGAGTAGGAGAGGCACCAACACAAAGACTACTACACTCACTGGCAAGGATACTTCATCCTCCCAGCTGTCTAACTCTGTGAACAACTCCAATGACGTTCTAGGTGGCCCTGACCAGTCTAGGAGGCCTCACAGTAGAGACTCACCTAACCTGCCATCTCCAGTGAGTGATGACGACAAGACACCCACCAACACCCCCCAGAACTCCCCCTTCCACCCCCAGAACACACCTCCCACCTCCCCACACCTCCCCACTACTTCCATGCAGCCTAAACACCAACAGGGTGTAGATTCAGGCCTGGCTGACCTAAAGAACCCTCcagtctccacacacacagcccagggtAGGGTCACTACTGACCCTGCTATCCCAGTCTCACACTCTGGCCTGGGGAGGGAttccctgtcccttcccctcacctcctcctcccccagcagCCTACCCCTCCTCCCCACTCTGGCTCGATGGAACTcagaggaggggggatggagtGATGAGGATACTGATGATGAAGGTACAGAGAAGGACTCAGACTCCACCTACGACTCAGACTCTGCTGAATCGTCGGTGACCGTCACCAGCGCCATGAGCCAATCACATCGTAGGAGCTTCTCTCTCAG TCTCGCAGAGCTGTGTAACTTCGGAGAGGTGGACTATGATCCCCAGTCTTCCTCTGACAGTGAGGAGTGGCCGTCCAGCCGGTCAGCCAGCCTGTCGTCTGACGTGTCGgcattgtcctgtgtgtctgtcctgggCAGTGATGAGCTGAACCGCCTGCTGGACGACGTAAAGGGCCTGGGGGACACAACGCTGCAG AACTATGAGGATGTCCAGGTGGTGGTTCTCCATAAGGATGTTGGTGTGGGCCTGGGCTTCACCATGGCAGGAGGAGTGGACCAGAACAAACCTGTCATT GTCCATAAGGTGTTCCCGGCAGGGGTGGCTGCTAAGGAGGGATCCATCCAGGAGGGAGACAAGGTCCTGTCAATCAACGGCACAGCGCTGTGTGGTTCCTCCCACTGGGAGGTGCTGAGGACACTAAGGAGGGCACGGACTCAGGGGATGGGCGTAGTTGTCTTGAGGAGAGGGGGGGTAACAGACCCCCGTAAGGGAGGAACAGTGACTGATAGTCCaggagggatacagacagagccTGCTAACACTGGTGAGATGGATCAGCTGGTTGGAGCTGCATTACAACTGTG gtcagagggtgtgtgtgaggctGGAGAAGCGCAGCAGAGACCTGGGCTTCAGTCTGGAGGGAGGAGTGGGTTCCAGCCTGGGAGACAAACCCCTCACTGTACAGAAACTCTTCCTGG GTGGTCCAGTGAACCAGGTGTCTCCAGGGGACGAGGTGATGGAGATCGAGGGTGTGAGCTTGGTGGGCCTGAGGAGGCTGGAGGCCTGGACCTTGATCAGAACACTGCCCCCTGGGCCTGTGGATGTGGTACTACACCGTCCTCACAAACCACAGTGACAGGAATGAACATTGATATGCACCCTCGATATGCTTATAACAAGGCACTGAAGCATTGTCCTCCTATGAGGTTGAAGTGA
- the LOC115118713 gene encoding pro-interleukin-16-like isoform X2 — protein MGGVGETGEVGENAVGSGTFSNVKGKLDIPLNGKTTRDTLRDFSIDEPDLPNHTVTPLDWSRRGTNTKTTTLTGKDTSSSQLSNSVNNSNDVLGGPDQSRRPHSRDSPNLPSPVSDDDKTPTNTPQNSPFHPQNTPPTSPHLPTTSMQPKHQQGVDSGLADLKNPPVSTHTAQGRVTTDPAIPVSHSGLGRDSLSLPLTSSSPSSLPLLPTLARWNSEEGGWSDEDTDDEGTEKDSDSTYDSDSAESSVTVTSAMSQSHRRSFSLSLAELCNFGEVDYDPQSSSDSEEWPSSRSASLSSDVSALSCVSVLGSDELNRLLDDVKGLGDTTLQNYEDVQVVVLHKDVGVGLGFTMAGGVDQNKPVIVHKVFPAGVAAKEGSIQEGDKVLSINGTALCGSSHWEVLRTLRRARTQGMGVVVLRRGGVTDPRKGGTVTDSPGGIQTEPANTGQRVCVRLEKRSRDLGFSLEGGVGSSLGDKPLTVQKLFLGGPVNQVSPGDEVMEIEGVSLVGLRRLEAWTLIRTLPPGPVDVVLHRPHKPQ, from the exons atgggaggagtgggggagacaggggaagtGGGAGAGAATGCTGTTGGCTCTGGTACGTTTTCCAACGTCAAGGGTAAACTAGACATCCCTCTGAATGGCAAAACCaccagagacacactgagagacttTTCCATTGATGAGCCAGACCTCCCCAATCACACAGTCACACCCCTGGACTGGAGTAGGAGAGGCACCAACACAAAGACTACTACACTCACTGGCAAGGATACTTCATCCTCCCAGCTGTCTAACTCTGTGAACAACTCCAATGACGTTCTAGGTGGCCCTGACCAGTCTAGGAGGCCTCACAGTAGAGACTCACCTAACCTGCCATCTCCAGTGAGTGATGACGACAAGACACCCACCAACACCCCCCAGAACTCCCCCTTCCACCCCCAGAACACACCTCCCACCTCCCCACACCTCCCCACTACTTCCATGCAGCCTAAACACCAACAGGGTGTAGATTCAGGCCTGGCTGACCTAAAGAACCCTCcagtctccacacacacagcccagggtAGGGTCACTACTGACCCTGCTATCCCAGTCTCACACTCTGGCCTGGGGAGGGAttccctgtcccttcccctcacctcctcctcccccagcagCCTACCCCTCCTCCCCACTCTGGCTCGATGGAACTcagaggaggggggatggagtGATGAGGATACTGATGATGAAGGTACAGAGAAGGACTCAGACTCCACCTACGACTCAGACTCTGCTGAATCGTCGGTGACCGTCACCAGCGCCATGAGCCAATCACATCGTAGGAGCTTCTCTCTCAG TCTCGCAGAGCTGTGTAACTTCGGAGAGGTGGACTATGATCCCCAGTCTTCCTCTGACAGTGAGGAGTGGCCGTCCAGCCGGTCAGCCAGCCTGTCGTCTGACGTGTCGgcattgtcctgtgtgtctgtcctgggCAGTGATGAGCTGAACCGCCTGCTGGACGACGTAAAGGGCCTGGGGGACACAACGCTGCAG AACTATGAGGATGTCCAGGTGGTGGTTCTCCATAAGGATGTTGGTGTGGGCCTGGGCTTCACCATGGCAGGAGGAGTGGACCAGAACAAACCTGTCATT GTCCATAAGGTGTTCCCGGCAGGGGTGGCTGCTAAGGAGGGATCCATCCAGGAGGGAGACAAGGTCCTGTCAATCAACGGCACAGCGCTGTGTGGTTCCTCCCACTGGGAGGTGCTGAGGACACTAAGGAGGGCACGGACTCAGGGGATGGGCGTAGTTGTCTTGAGGAGAGGGGGGGTAACAGACCCCCGTAAGGGAGGAACAGTGACTGATAGTCCaggagggatacagacagagccTGCTAACACTG gtcagagggtgtgtgtgaggctGGAGAAGCGCAGCAGAGACCTGGGCTTCAGTCTGGAGGGAGGAGTGGGTTCCAGCCTGGGAGACAAACCCCTCACTGTACAGAAACTCTTCCTGG GTGGTCCAGTGAACCAGGTGTCTCCAGGGGACGAGGTGATGGAGATCGAGGGTGTGAGCTTGGTGGGCCTGAGGAGGCTGGAGGCCTGGACCTTGATCAGAACACTGCCCCCTGGGCCTGTGGATGTGGTACTACACCGTCCTCACAAACCACAGTGA
- the LOC115118712 gene encoding uncharacterized protein LOC115118712 produces MATGQLRQNGGVRDVIPEDGSDRGGNCGIAGKLAGARGRTEWRRLNLPKRSKSSDWSGRGASPGQGLRTGLLSFSGNLGGSTLKRAESLESKRAGESNVLSRVKAFNSVGPGEVMSPVGGSGRSLGEGVSPVGLAYVAISLERASGGQSLPTRLSSSPGPGSGTRIPAGGSLGSSRGQSIWDRIQKLYGTTGTDKATNRDVKDSTRTKRLSAPVGDWSLLERDGGDAAANRRKSTTDSVFVSPLSSPFSSPLSGLSRGERNGLLSHTPLVEQNTTHTPLVEQNTTHNTHTPQRHQNSAVKVSGLSPSLSPVSGCTTPTLSYNPSHTPLVEGSSVCIRDPSLSPVSGCTTPTLSYKPSHTPLVEGSSVCIRDPSLSPPLEDKQERGEKEVTNTVGKKSVISEDSEKERVRVGSMAQEKEKWTDVEGKGHKKKEKRGRDNAEVFLPQHRLSVTPTRDSQPITTSGVGVTTGSNPLLTNQLNGKTDTYDRSKTPGRGVAREQSLSEDVFEANTPQRITLQNTENTKLPGKLVVPSAASVRNKIHQFEALTQTSQVSVPNYLKPRRAFSVPEQLSESGEGVRKSGLDRQVRGVGGVWERGRGGREGGIVIMDGGRGRGEGEVVRKSVPDKALGGGRGSEVVREERKAHRGWAVRSMSVDEVRLGSRERGGVGESGGVGEIGRVVYKGLVQGVRETGGVGEMGGVGESGGVGESGEWGR; encoded by the coding sequence ATGGCCACCGGACAGTTGAGACAGAATGGTGGTGTGAGGGACGTGATCCCAGAGGATGGCAGTGACAGGGGAGGAAACTGTGGCATTGCAGGGAAGTTGGCTGGAGCCCggggcaggacagagtggagaaGGCTAAACCTGCCCAAAAGGAGTAAGAGTTCAGACTGGAGTGGAAGGGGGGCTAGCCCTGGCCAGGGGCTCAGGACTGGGCTGCTGAGCTTTTCTGGGAACCTAGGGGGGTCCACACTTAAACGAGCAGAGAGTTTGGAGAgtaagagggcaggagagagcaaTGTGTTGTCCAGGGTGAAGGCCTTTAACTCAGTTGGACCAGGGGAAGTGATGAGCCCCGTTGGGGGTTCAGGGCGTTCCCTTGGTGAAGGGGTGTCCCCTGTGGGTCTAGCATATGTGGCTATATCTCTGGAGAGGGCCAGTGGGggccagtccctccccaccagaCTGAGTTCTAGTCCTGGTCCTGGGTCTGGAACCAGAATACCAGCCGGTGGATCTCTTGGATCCTCCAGGGGTCAGAGTATCTGGGACCGGATACAGAAGCTCTATGGGACTACTGGAACTGATAAAGCTACTAACAGAGATGTGAAGGACTCAACCAGAACCAAGCGTCTCTCAGCACCGGTAGGAGACTGGTCTCTATtggagagggatgggggggaTGCAGCAGCCAATCGCAGGAAGTCCACCACAGACTCTGTCtttgtctcccccctctcctcccccttttcctcccccCTCAGTGGATTATCCAGGGGGGAGAGGAACGGcctgctctcacacacacccctagtagaacagaacaccacacacacacccctggtagaacagaacaccacacacaatacacacacaccacagagacatCAGAATAGTGCAGTCAAGGTGTCTGGTTTGAGCCCCTCACTGTCTCCAGTGTCAGGGTGTACCACACCCACACTCTCATacaacccctcacacacacccttAGTGGAGGGGTCATCAGTGTGCATTAGGGACCCCTCACTGTCTCCAGTGTCAGGGTGTACCACACCCACACTCTCATACaaaccctcacacacacccttAGTGGAGGGGTCATCAGTGTGCATTAGGGACCCCTCACTATCCCCTCCATTAGAagacaaacaggagagaggggaaaaggaggTGACAAACACTGTGGGCAAAAAGAGTGTAATTAGTGAAGACAGTGAAAAGGAGAGAGTAAGGGTGGGGAGCATGGCTCAGGAAAAAGAGAAATGGACTGATGTCGAAGGAAAAGGACACAAGAAAAAGGAGAAGCGAGGGAGAGATAACGCCGAAGTCTTTCTCCCCCAGCACAGACTATCAGTGACACCCACCAGGGACTCTCAGCCTATCACAACGTCCGGAGTAGGGGTCACCACAGGGTCAAACCCCCTCCTGACCAATCAGCTTAATGGGAAAACGGACACCTATGACAGGAGCAAGACCCCTGGTAGAGGCGTGGCCAGGGAACAGAGCCTGTCAGAAGATGTGTTTGAAGCCAACACCCCACAGAGGATAACATTACAGAACACAGAAAATACCAAGTTACCTGGGAAACTGGTAGTGCCCTCTGCAGCCAGTGTGAGGAACAAGATCCACCAGTTTGAAGCTCTGACACAGACATCTCAGGTCTCAGTGCCCAACTACCTGAAGCCCAGACGGGCTTTCTCTGTCCCAGAACAGCTCAGTGAGTCTGGAGAGGGGGTCAGGAAGAGTGGGTTGGATAGACAGGTACGTGGGGTGGGGGGagtatgggagagagggagaggaggaagagagggagggattgtAATTATGGATGGGGGGAGAGgacgaggagaaggagaagtggtAAGGAAGAGTGTGCCAGATAAAGCACttggtggagggagaggaagtgaggtagtgagagaagagaggaaggctcATAGAGGGTGGGCGGTGAGGTCTATGTCAGTGGATGAGGTGAGGctggggagcagggagagagggggagtaggggagagCGGGGGAGTGGGGGAGATAGGCAGAGTGGTTTATAAAGGTTTAGTACAGGGagtgagggagacagggggagtgggggagatgggaggagtgggggagagtgggggagtgggggagagcgGGGAGTGGGGGAGATAG